The sequence below is a genomic window from Corythoichthys intestinalis isolate RoL2023-P3 chromosome 4, ASM3026506v1, whole genome shotgun sequence.
gcattatgaagtctgaagactaccaacaaattttgcagcataatgtagggcccagtgtgagaaagctgggtctccctcagaggtcatgggtcttccagcaggacaatgacccaaaacacacttcaaaaagcactagaaaatgggttgagagaaagcactcgcgacttctaaagtggccagcaatgagttcagacctgaatcccatagaacacctgtggagagatctgaaaatggcaatttggagaaggcacccttcaaatctcaagagacctggagcagttggccaatgaAGTATGGTCTAaagttccagcagagcattgtaagaaactcagtaatggataccggaagcggttgttcgcggttattttgtctaaaggttgtgctaccaagtattaggctgagggtgccaatacttttgtccagtccatttttggagtcttgtataaaatgataatgatttattcttttttttttttccattctctcatgtgttatttcattgtaagcaaaataaataaagatattactaccaaagcatttgtaattgtaatcattttctgggagaaactgagcattatctgacagaattgcaggggtgccaatactgttGGCCAGCAGTGGAAGTTGcgaagcctcaaaccattgtttgAGAGGACTTCTTCAAAGGGTGATCGTTTCCAAACCTGCAGCAATTTATTATTGGAATAATTTATACGGAAATATAGAATGGAAACATACTTGGCTTTTGCCTAGAAAATATATATGAAGAAATAAAGTTAAAGAAATCACactgaaaatagaaaaaaaaattcacaggtGTTATCTTGTAAAGACAACAATggtaaaatttaaaattaatattaatacatTATGTTCCTTTTGTGCAAAGGCAGAGGAAACTGTTTCCCATTTGTTTTGGGCGTGTACTTACTCTCACATCTTTTGGGTTGACCTGAACAATTTGATCAACTACAATGTTGAGCCCTCATTGAAAATAGTATTTAGACGTATTTTATTTGGTCTATCCAACATTGAAGAAACAGGAAAAGATAAACAATTTGTTGTGTAATTGTTGTATAAATTTGGCAAAATTCCAAATTCACTGTGTAGAATATTTAAATCAAAGaccaaattttcatgtttttggaaaaatgttttctttatatttgGACGATTTAAGTTTCTCTTTGAACCCCAAGGCTATAAGGACCAAGAGAATTTGCAAACAATACAACTTGTGTTCAAAATAACCCCCgccctttttatttattatgattatttccatttatgtatttttgttgttgttgtaaatttGCAGATTGTATGTGAATTGTTCACCCCATGTTTGTATAATCGTATTTGTTGTGaacaaaatgtcataaaagCAATTGTATATTgggtgaagtaaaaaaaaaaaagtaattgtaAATTGAATGAACTATCCTTTATTGACCCTcagtgatgattttttttggttaatttttaatttacttattttttaattatggaATCTAATGTGCCCTACGCACGTGAAAAGTGGAAAGGAATCAGATCTAAAATTAATATAACTTTATATATTTTCTATTTCCATATTAATATAATATAGGTTATAttatacatagacttcataattgtaccGACGGGTCACTTCGGccagccactgcgcaacgccCTCAAGCAGGGGGCCCATCCCACAatctgcttcagttattcgcagacgGTCGCATCGACACATGGCGCGattcaacgccggatttaggataaaagtacgaaagctgtaccgcatacaagcaGGAAGTATTGCCTCAAGAGTTATTTGTTCGAGGAGTCAAGGTaatcattatatttttcataccatgcatgcattttgaaacgtgaaaaaaatcaatggggaaaattagccgctacggcattggcatcatagttcgcaatatttacgttaaaataaacgctaactgcctggttctttggtcttttaacaaagaatcgagactgttttacgtccatatccataaagaattcagggatttaagcatttattcacaagaatttcaacataaaaagctctttgttgtgataaggcgctGCAACATtgacttaaagacgagcagcacattcgacatatttacttaaaacaattgctaactgcccattttttttttgcttttaaacaaaaattgagATTGCTTTACGTCCATATGTAGAAAGAATtgtgggatttacgcatttattcacaagaattttcaacataaaaaactctttgtcagtgtttccacttggtcagctttgacggagataggccctctACTAATCGGCCCGTCAatactagggtgaccatattttgatttccaaaaaagaggacactcagcccagccttaagatacttgaattttactcgaagttcactcaaagatggctctatcactttaatatatttaaagtgtgccccctcactctggatggaaaaatgcattttgaaaacaaaccagtcaatacacatacacacagtaggctatgtgccaactaaacatttttataaattactatagcgacaattgtcattgacaaattgttattcccattcaatgctatagattgcacacaaacaataactgaaaaaattgccaaactattcaaccagcatgtttccaaacgtagcagttcaaaactacgtttcccataatgcctagcgtggtttagcttactgatagttagctgaggcaaaaatcaaactttgctataaaagtttacaatcatcggcagcgtaacgatgcgacaccaaacgggattttacagtcaacgcTCCGactgaagtcaacagttgccattatatacgtatttagtgTAAAAAACTTAAcgactgggcaggcgttgtggccaaattgtcaacccagtagatagcGGTAATgcttcatgataggggtaaactgccaacaaaaacaagaagaactactccttccctcccttctagtaggagccatgtcaactgctgccacccagcggccgaagGGATTCAaattggtcctgtgaaaaaccctaaaaaccggacatttttataaatttataaaacccgcccggacgaggaggatactacgtgaaagtaggacatgTCCcggcaaaagaggacatttggtcaccctagtcaataccattatgaagtttatGTATTATATAACCGTTCTGCTGATGTACGTCTATAATTGttaaaataataagaattataataataagcATTTCTAAATTGGTTGATTCTACAACTACAGTCAGATATAGTCAAGACATTTATCAAAGgatccaaaactttttttttccttttaaagaaacattttaatttgttgTACTTCACAATGTGAAGAAAAATCATCTGAAAGTAGTAATGTTAACTTTCAGGTAATTATTAACTTTACTGGATAACAAGATAGTATTCCTTTTCAGCAGTGCCGCGTGGGCGCACAGTGACCTACTTAACCTCGTCAAATTGAAGTAAAACatgctgcaataaaaaaaaacagcaacaacaacaacaacagcatcGTTTTAAAAGCACGTGATTAGTCGTGAAGTCTCCTGCAAGACATGAGTCAGGGAAAATCACGAAATTTTTACCACGTGTTTCTCTAACGATCACGTGATGGTTCGCTGAGCCGGTCATGTGACTTTCaattggttttggggcactcAACATCAACAACCGACAACATGAGGTGAGTTTAAacaaaactatattaaatgattataaaaaaaaatcatattgacGACGCGTGTTATAGTATATCAAAGTGCTTAACGTGTATGCCTGCTTACTTGTGAATATTGTCAGAACGTGGATAGAATCGGCGGGTGTTTTTGTACTACTGTGGTCCGCTCTGGTTCCAGTCGAAACACGGAGATGCTCGTTCTTTTTCTGCCAAAAATCGCTCAACGTTAGCAGCCTCAATGGCGTGGACCCCGGTTCACCTCTCTTTCTCACGCCTTACCTTGAAAAGGGTGCCATTGACGAAGGTAAAGTGCTTCTTTACGTATCGCAACAACTGTACAAATTGAGTGAATGCtgggtaagcagtgtgttgaaattggaaaaataaataatttattttatattttttcttttccccaGCCAGGAGATTGAGTGTGGTTGGAGATCTGCCTGGCGAAAACGTAAAAGGTTATGCCGGCTACCTCACTGTCAACAAGAAATACAACAGTAATCTTTTCTTCTGGTTCTTCCCTGCGTTCATGGTAAACTCAAATTTCCTACTATAAATAACCCCtttgttttcttctttgttcTATTTATTGAGAAATtaaagaataaaagaaaaagtgcCCTCAACTCCTGTTGAATAACAACCACAAGATCAAGCTGAAATCCCATGTCATTTTTTGTGCCTGACTAATCCAGCCATCAGTTGACAGCCCTGTCCTGCTGTGGCTGCAAGGGGGCCCCGGAGGCAGCTCCATGTTCGGACTCTTCGTGGAGCATGGCCCCTATGTGGTTTATAAGAACCTGACTGGTGAGAAAATGACTCAACACCCTTCCGCAATCCGGTAATCGGCCCATGCTGACAGGACACACATTACATATTTGAAGCGAGTGCAGAGCGTGAACAAGCTTCTTTATGTGGAATTCTTGTTTGTGAAGTAATCTGGTCCTAATCTGGGAATGAAAATAATCTGTAAAACACAATGGCAAAGATGACGGTGCACAAGCTGCTCTGAAATTACCATTGCCCTTAAAAAACGGCCTTACTGTATTATGACAGCATTTGCAAGCAGCATGTGATATTCATAATCAAGATTAAAGTGCATGCTGATACATGTATTACTTCTACTGCCAATGAACAACTAGACGAAAAGTCTGTTTTAACTTATTTATTTGCAGCCCAGGTTTACGTATTGTATACAAAGAATATGtgctgtggtagttagtaaTAGGGAAAGTAAGTTTATGTTAAAAATAATGActaacagcaatagacgtccaatccattttgactgggaggagctCAATTGTACgtccattgccgtcaatggcagcctaagagttaaaatatatttacaatttaatagattaaaaaaaaaaaaaaatatatatatatatatatatatatatatatatatatatatatgtagatatatatatatgtgtatgtatatatatatacagtgatccctcgtttttcacggttaatggagccccccccccccccccatatattcagattttacagcaTTGAAatgagatacagtggtatgaataagtatctaaaccttttggaatttctcacatttctgcataaaatcaacatcaaatgtgatctgatctttgtcaaaatcacacagatgaaaaaacagtgtctgctttaaccaaaaccccccaaacatttataggttttcacattttaatgaggatagtatgcaaacagtgacagatgggggggggataagtaagtgaaccatcacatttaatatttcttggccccccccccctttggcagcaataacttcaaccagacgcttcctgtagctgcagatcagtctggcaaatCCATTAGGACTACTTTTGGCTCATTCTTCTCCATAAAACCGTTGTAGTTCAGTCGGATTCCTGGTATGTCTGGCAtgatgtctttaggtcatgccacagcatctcaaaggggttcaagtctggactcctgaacgtgtattttgttcttctgaaaccattccaaagttgatttacttgtgtgttttggatcattgtcttgttgcagcattagaccatctgacagatggcctcaggttttcctgcaaaacatattGATAAAATCTTGAATTTGTTCttccatgaatgattgcaagttgtccaggccctgagttagcaaaacagccccaaatgatGATTCTCCCTCCacgatgcttcacggtggggatgaggtgttgatgttggttagctgttccatttttcctccacacatgacattatgtgttactcccaaacaattcaactttggtttcatgaggccacaaaatattttttcaaaacttatgtggagtgtccaagtgcctttttgggtacattaaatgagcaacaatgcttttttttttttttagacagtggTGGCTTCTTCCAaggagtccttccatgaacaccattcttggccatagttttacatgtagttgatgtgtgcacagagatattggactgtgccagtgatttctgtaagtctttagcagacactctagggttctttttaaccTCTTTGagcattctgcgctgaactgttggcgtcatctttagtggacagccactccttgggagagaagcaacagtgcaaaactctctccatttgtagacaacttctttaactgtcgattgatgaacatccaggcgTTTAGAAATgggtttgtatcctttcccagtttaatacaaatcaacaatccttgatcgcaagtcttcagacactcttttgaccgagccatgatgcacattggacaatgcttctcatcaagacaattcttaccaggtgtgtgttttatagtgggcagggcagctttaaaccactcatcagtgagtgggcacacacctgacttaaattgtttggtaaaaattggtttcgattgctctttaagtctccttaggcagagggttcacttacttattttcccccttctgtcactgtttggatgctattaaaaaatgaaaacctataaatgtttgggtggttttagttaaatcaagacagtttcatctgtgtgattttgacaaagatcagatcacatttgattgtgattttatgcagaaatgtgagaaaatccaaaagcttcagatactttttcataccgctgtacATATACGACacgtttttcccttttttcacaaattattaaaaaaacaaacaaaaaaaaccgaaTATGTgtaatgtatgtatatttttataaatggtttttcaGCACTGCAAATGTATTAATTACGATATAAATGAgatataaatttaagaaaaTAATGATTAGTACATGTATataatttaacattttaaaataaaatcatgtattcattttttaattgaaaatattccgcgatggactgagggcacgttgtttgaagcgcgaagtagcgagggatcactgtatatatataataccgCATATCCATTTAATTAGAAAATTTTATGTTGCAGTGAAACTGAGGGATTACGCCTGGACCACAAAATATTCAGTGTTATACATTGACAATCCAGTAGGTATCGTGTTAAAATGCATGCTGTTTATAGAACAATTAACATaccttaatgttttttttttctatttcttcCCTTTTTCAGGTTGGTACAGGCTTTAGCTTCACGGACGACGATCGTGGCTACGCTCAGAATCAGGACGATGTCGGCAGAGATCTGTACAGGTGCAATACTGCTTTCAAGTTGTAGCTTCAGTTTCATTTGCTTGCATCTAAGTGTTACCATTCTTCTGCTTTCCAAGTGCTTTGATACAGTTTTTCCAACTGTTTCCCGAATACCAGTCCAATGACTTCTATGCGACAGGAGAGGCAAGTCTTTATAATTTATTGGCAGTTAATCGTCAGTTCGTAGATTCTGTGGTCATACAAGCATGTATGGTACAGCTAGGCCTCAAAAGCCACGATTACCTCATTTTTTTATGGTGAACCtgccgtgataagtgaaaaaccctgaagtagccccccccaacctaaaaaaaaaatgtttttttggggggggatgtgttcaatgtatcaattcagatttagcatcggaaatagatacatataagatatgtcccccccccccccccaacccaaaatataataaaaaaaaaacttatggatataaatattttaatgttttttaagcacttcatatgtaataattatgataagttttaaacatgttactgtcccaccgaattattttcaaataagaaTGAAGTAGaataatgcttgtctttattaaatgcgtcGTGGAGTGAGTTCACTCAAATCCGCACAAGCTGGTTACTTAgatacaatgagttgccacagcaactgtttaacaagttaaatgatgattgacacatgcggcgctctgaagtttcggcttccaagcgtctctggcaagatcaaacattagcatctgtcaatcatcgttaacttaaataagcaactccagtgcactgcctggccAAGAAAAGCgtcaggagcgagagtgagagaccacgtgatcggatcaggacagctctataaaatactgcattaattattttttaatcgggaaaaaaaatctgcgatggactgaggacacgaagtttgaagcgcgaagtagcgaggtatCACTTTATTGTCATTTTAATTATCCGTGTGTCTATTCAGTCCTACGCAGGGAAGTACGTTCCAGCCATCTCTTATTACATTCATAAAAACAACCCGACTGCCAAGATCAAAATCAACTTCAAGGGCATGGCCATTGGTGATGGCCTGTGTGATCCAGAAATGGTGCGTAACTGCCAACACGAGTGTCAGGTGTCTTCTGTGTGGATACAAACGTTCTTCTCTTTCTCTTATAGATGCTGGGTGGTTACGGTGAATTTATGTACCAAACGGGCATGATCGATGAAATCCAGAAACAGTATGTCAACAAGCAGAGTGATTTGGGGGTCCAGCTAATCCAGCAGCAGAAGTGGCTGGAGGCTTTTGAGGTAAAACGCAAAGTTGATTTGAACCTAAAAGATGCCCAATAAATTTGGAAAATGAGTTTATGTTTAGGTTGTTCAAATGAGCAAATGCCGCTAGGGTGcccctattgaatattttagtaatcaagaaTTTCCACTGAAAATTCAATTGATTAAtcggattaaatatatatatatatatttgattaatatcaattataaatatatattagaaagcAAAACATTTCCCCTAACAGTGAACCattttagacaatcaatgtctttattttagatatACATtgtaaaaacagccaacaactgcATCCTAGATgtgactagacatgtgccggttaccggtttcacggtttaccgtggtgtgaaaacgtcgcggtttcaaaaccactaaaattttccgtcaaaccttagtacggtattcgctatttttcatgtgccaaaatgcagccgaagtggcttggtgcggcagcgctcacccttcccgtttgttgccgtgagtgtcagtgacgctattctgctaaacagcaaacccaaaaacaaaccctccaaacacaaggcgtacttttcttcaatttattgagctctcaaatcgtggtgaaatatacaaatgaatacatttaaaacgttatacaattgtatttttccacatgtgagtaggttcaacaggatagcagtagcaccatgaaaaaggtcgccaaaaacaaaacatacattttcctttcaaattcaatatacaaactaactaaaacttacaaagacgaatgttattagcctaggctaagctgggagagcagcttcgtcgacgtttcttgtctcacagccgctgagtgagaaacaagcttaaatgaaggagggagagaaaaaaaaaaaaaggatcacgtcaaagatcgctaattgcgataggaggtctcactcctcactttttgtttcagatgaaacctttcctcaacatatttacattttaactaacttataaaactaacttacacatctttaactaacttattaacttatgaattctttcttctttttaacacaaaggcatgacatcatgtagaagagcgttgacagtggctgaaaatggcgaaattgcagcttctccccctcaaaaaaagtcatacagtatatatttttaattttatttagaagtgtttttacttttttatagcaattattttgttcttgctctaatattgagcaacttgagctgtggctgtgggtatagtctaggttctatttattttaattttatataaaatatttgttattttttgttagtttatttattttcacattaatttattttcacattatattcatgttccaatttgcaaatatgttctgaaaaaaaaaaaagttcaatggaaaaaagtttttttttttttttttttttaaacccatacatctcaaagttttggagctataattgcaataccgtgataccgtgaaaccgcggtatttttgctcacggttatcgtaccgtcaaaatctcataccggcacatgcctagatgtgactagaaaaccccccaacaaattcactgctttcactcaaaaaacataAGATCTTATTAAAGAGCATTTCTTACCTAAATATgttattacgcttgataacacacatcacttcaaAGCTAGGTCTAGTTCCCAtgtgtttcatttcattttccatTTGTATGAAGCTGTTTTAAATAAGTCTAAATTCTAAGtaatgataggattttgagtttttgcagtgttcaaaataaatgtatgatacctgctgtattggagcacattaggcacaagTGCTACTCAATGACtattgagctaaaattgacagttagctttattatgtttttattttacaccctcatcactccacagcgctgtgtttttacagattaaatcgtgaggaaaagcggcatggaaaatgaatgaatgaatgaataaaccctgtatgaaagacaggttgtcataattaatagaaacttagccctccgcagggctaatgttacgttagcaaggtacattAACGTTAAATCTTATTGTTCGCTCTCGCAGTAAACGgggtgccttcggtggagcAGTAGCATTgagtatgtggcggaaaacacttaggtgacttaaagttccgctctgagaccctcaatttggccaaatttcaaaattgccaGATtgccgtgtgatacatcattagaagcttaaaatctcaattttcttggggaagaaaaattttgagctggacggcatttaaaaaaaaaaaaatttaaacagcaaactgaaggtgagagcacgcgagagcataattaaagacgccatgattttaacgagatattatcgtgtacttacctcttttcgatcccaaaacttcATGTAGAATGTGTCACcgggtgtcaagacacaactgtgaatggccacagccggatttttgggagattttatgagtgaaacatggtaatataacaatggttgcgatgcagaaatcgcagacatcaaggagtggtcgagattttctttgtttggaacgattatttatcatctaaaatattggggaaaaaccAAAAGTAACGAAATAATgcagttaagcgatagttatgaggtagatatctgtgacatttttacagatgctaattttttacctctttaaaagtttgcgagtgaataattttttaaacttaagtcgttttttttttttttaaactaagtattagacatcaattaatgattccaagctaaaacaTGACGgatatttcgaataataaatatgattatttACCTTATTTTAATGtctaggttaaaacaaaagaaGTTGATTTTGAACAGAACAACTGAAGTATAATTCCCTGTTATTCACACATTCTGAGATGCACCTGTACACATTCTGTCCAGGTTTTTGACAGTTTGCTGAATGGTGACCTGGTGCCATACCCCTCCTTCTACCAGAATGCAACAGGCTGCACCAACTACTACAACTACTTGTCATGCCAGGTACTTGGAAATATCGGTTTTAACCTtattaactgccattgacgacagacCTTCtggtccatttaaactgggaggggctggttgttaatgatcatgtttcagtgccattcatATTCACATCCAAAGACATTTATATCTTGAACATGCATGTTTCTTAGAATGTTGCATTACAGTGTTAAATAGGTTCTCAGGTGTTCCTCATGAAGTGTCCACTTCTGTTTGCATGTTATACGACAGGAACCTAAAGACCAGGAGTACTTCTCAATGTTCGTGACGCTCCCGGAAGTGCGTCGCGCAATTCACGTGGGCAACCTGGAATTCCACAGCGGCTGGCAGGTGGAGAAGCACCTGATGCAGGACGTGATGAAGAGCATCAAGCCCTGGCTCGGGGTGCTTATGGACAACTATAAGGTcaccaattttttattttaaaaaaaacacctaaATTTGTGATTGAAGAACTCTTTGTAGTGTAAATGCCcggtttaaccctttcatgcatgaattatgattttatttttatttgatttttttttttttataaacgggGCGTTATTTAAGTCATGGGCTGCcagtgaaacatgagcattcacagccactcTTCCTGGTTTAAATTATTaagc
It includes:
- the cpvl gene encoding probable serine carboxypeptidase CPVL; this encodes MRTWIESAGVFVLLWSALVPVETRRCSFFFCQKSLNVSSLNGVDPGSPLFLTPYLEKGAIDEARRLSVVGDLPGENVKGYAGYLTVNKKYNSNLFFWFFPAFMPSVDSPVLLWLQGGPGGSSMFGLFVEHGPYVVYKNLTVKLRDYAWTTKYSVLYIDNPVGTGFSFTDDDRGYAQNQDDVGRDLYSALIQFFQLFPEYQSNDFYATGESYAGKYVPAISYYIHKNNPTAKIKINFKGMAIGDGLCDPEMMLGGYGEFMYQTGMIDEIQKQYVNKQSDLGVQLIQQQKWLEAFEVFDSLLNGDLVPYPSFYQNATGCTNYYNYLSCQEPKDQEYFSMFVTLPEVRRAIHVGNLEFHSGWQVEKHLMQDVMKSIKPWLGVLMDNYKVLLYSGQLDVIVAAPLTERFLPTVNWTGAAEYKTAPRFPWKLQPEDTEVAGYVRQVGEFYQVIIRGGGHILPYDQPARSYDMIDRFLSTRGWI